In one Myripristis murdjan chromosome 5, fMyrMur1.1, whole genome shotgun sequence genomic region, the following are encoded:
- the LOC115359121 gene encoding ATP-dependent RNA helicase DDX19B, with the protein MATDSWALAVDEQEAAAESIGNLQIKDKPEENGTNATDASSAAAKTAGDGDNKASEEDEKEDKAAQSLLNKLIRSNLVNTTNQVEVLQKDPNSPLYSVKSFEELRLKPQLLQGVYGLGFNRPSKIQETALPMMLAEPPQNLIAQSQSGTGKTAAFVLAMLSHVDPNNKYPQCLCVSPTYELALQTGKVIEQMGKHYPEVKLVYAIRGNKLQRGMKLQEQIVIGTPGTMLDWCSKFKFIDPKKIKVFVLDEADVMIATQGHQDQSIRIQRMLPKNCQMLLFSATFEESVWHFAQRIVPDPNIIKLKREEETLDTIKQYYVLCNSKEEKFHALCNIYGAITIAQAMIFCHTRKTAGWLAGELSREGHQVALLSGEMQVEQRAAVIERFRDGKEKVLVTTNVCARGIDVEQVSVVINFDLPVDKDGNPDNETYLHRIGRTGRFGKRGLAINMVDSKFSMNILNRIQDHFNKKIEKLDTDDLDEIEKIAS; encoded by the exons ATGGCTACGGACTCCTGGGCCCTGGCAGTGGACGAGCAAGAAGCCGCGGCCGAATCG ATCGGTAATCTGCAGATTAAAGACAAACCAGAGGAAAATG GCACAAACGCAACAGATGCAAGCAGTGCAGCTGCAAAGACAGCAGGAGACGGGGACAACAAGGCTTCAGAGGAGGATGAAAAAG AGGACAAAGCGGCCCAGTCTCTGTTGAACAAGTTGATCCGCAGTAATCTTGTCAACACCACTAACCAAGTAGAGGTTCTTCAGAAGGATCCTAACTCTCCTCTGTACTCTGTCAAGTCTTTTGAGGAATTACGACT TAAACCTCAGCTGCTTCAGGGTGTGTACGGGTTGGGCTTCAACCGGCCTTCCAAAATCCAAGAGACTGCCTTACCTATGATGCTGGCAGAACC TCCACAGAATCTGATCGCCCAGTCACAATCAGGAACAGGGAAAACGGCTGCCTTTGTCCTGGCCATGCTCAGCCACGTAGACCCCAACAACAAATACCCCCAG tgcctgtgtgtgtcacctACCTATGAGCTGGCGCTTCAGACTGGCAAGGTGATCGAGCAGATGGGAAAGCACTATCCAGAAGTCAAACTGGTTTACGCCATCAGAGGCAACAAGT TGCAGCGGGGCATGAAGCTGCAGGAGCAGATTGTCATTGGCACACCAGGCACCATGCTGGACTGGTGctccaagttcaagtttattgaTCCCAAGAAGATCAAGGTGTTTGTGCTGGATGAGGCGGACGTCATGATTGCTACACAAGGTCACCAGGACCAGAGTATCCGCATCCAGAG GATGTTGCCTAAAAACTGCCAGATGCTGCTGTTCTCAGCCACGTTTGAAGAGTCTGTGTGGCACTTTGCCCAGCGCATCGTGCCGGACCCCAACATCATCAAGTTGAAGCGAGAGGAGGAGACGTTGGATACGATCAAACAGTACTACGTGTTGTGCAACAGCAAGGAGGAGAAGTTCCACGCCCTCTGCAACATCTACGGAGCCATCACCATCGCCCAGGCCATGATCTTCTGCCAT ACAAGGAAGACGGCAGGCTGGCTGGCAGGAGAGCTTTCCAGAGAGGGCCACCAGGTGGCGCTGCTCAGTGGAGAAATGCAGGTGGAGCAGAGGGCTGCTGTCATCGAACGCTTCAGGGATGGCAAGGAGAAGGTCCTGGTCACCACAAACGTTTGTGCACGAG GTATCGATGTTGAGCAGGTTTCGGTGGTGATCAATTTTGACCTTCCAGTGGACAAGGATGGAAACCCCGACAACGAGACGTACCTGCACAGGATCGGCCGCACAGGTCGATTTGGCAAAAGGGGCCTGGCCATCAACATGGTCGACAGCAAGTTCAGCATGAACATCCTCAACAGGATCCAAGACCATTTCA ATAAGAAAATTGAAAAACTAGACACAGATGATCTGGATGAAATAGAGAAAATCGCCAGCTAA